A stretch of the Streptococcus oralis genome encodes the following:
- a CDS encoding DUF308 domain-containing protein, translating to MPKLSETYSKWKSIGEGLLAIVLGLLLIRFGQVIPRMGYQLLMGYFSLSAVWHLLTRWFQDKKRRENIFVTLAKLVVAALVFDSIILQDLALYLLVFIIASYQLFTGIISLVTWSLYRKNAIHPRLHHLFDAVWMIGFGLYSISPFHDAANFELLLLGFYLLMLGASSLRDGFFFEKIENNPKLKRRMRMTLPIFVTALIPISTLRKLNEWLANHESQEGEVHSERKNDQTVDLEIFIHISETSFFLAMGHVDICYQGTVISYGSYDPHSERLFGMVGDGVLFKANREKYIELCKRESQKTLFAYGLSLTDQQKTAIQARLAEIEDLLIPWEPSSQLMKRREGEVKHTYSYQLKEEADATLYKFSSSEFKTYFVLSTNCVLLADSIVGKAGTDILSPQGFIVPGTYQDYLDLEYTKPNGLVVSRSIY from the coding sequence ATGCCTAAACTTTCTGAGACCTATAGCAAGTGGAAGAGTATCGGGGAGGGACTACTTGCTATTGTTTTAGGGCTTCTCTTGATTCGTTTTGGACAAGTTATTCCGCGGATGGGGTACCAGTTGCTGATGGGCTACTTTTCCTTGTCAGCAGTTTGGCACTTGTTGACTCGCTGGTTTCAAGATAAAAAACGTCGGGAAAACATCTTTGTAACCTTGGCTAAGCTGGTGGTTGCGGCTCTGGTGTTTGACTCTATCATCTTGCAAGACCTTGCCCTCTATCTCCTGGTTTTTATCATTGCGAGCTACCAGCTGTTTACGGGCATCATTAGCCTTGTGACTTGGTCTCTCTATCGAAAAAATGCCATTCATCCTCGGCTTCATCATCTCTTCGATGCTGTATGGATGATAGGATTCGGTCTTTATAGCATCTCTCCTTTTCACGATGCAGCGAATTTTGAATTGCTCTTGCTTGGATTTTACTTGCTCATGCTAGGAGCCAGTAGCCTCCGGGACGGTTTCTTTTTTGAAAAGATAGAAAACAATCCCAAGCTGAAACGACGAATGCGAATGACCTTGCCAATCTTTGTGACGGCTTTGATTCCTATTAGTACCTTGCGAAAACTAAATGAGTGGCTGGCAAATCATGAAAGCCAAGAAGGGGAAGTTCATTCAGAAAGAAAAAACGACCAGACAGTGGATCTGGAAATTTTTATCCATATCTCAGAAACCTCTTTCTTCCTTGCTATGGGACATGTGGATATTTGTTATCAAGGGACGGTTATTTCCTATGGTTCCTATGATCCTCACTCGGAGCGCTTATTCGGCATGGTTGGAGACGGTGTCTTGTTTAAAGCCAATCGGGAAAAATACATCGAGCTCTGTAAGAGAGAAAGTCAGAAGACCTTGTTTGCTTATGGTCTGAGTTTAACGGACCAACAGAAAACAGCTATCCAAGCTCGCCTAGCAGAGATAGAAGACCTGTTAATTCCTTGGGAACCAAGTTCGCAGTTGATGAAAAGAAGAGAGGGAGAGGTCAAGCATACCTACTCCTACCAACTAAAAGAGGAAGCAGATGCGACCCTCTATAAATTCAGCTCATCCGAGTTTAAGACCTACTTTGTTCTCAGTACCAATTGTGTTTTGCTGGCAGACTCTATCGTGGGAAAAGCTGGAACTGATATATTGAGTCCCCAAGGTTTCATTGTGCCAGGGACTTATCAGGATTACCTTGATTTAGAGTACACAAAACCCAATGGTCTAGTTGTTAGTCGCTCCATTTATTAG
- a CDS encoding DUF960 domain-containing protein: MAFTNTQRRSASFGVVTSLPDDVIDSLWFIIDHFLKNVFELEEELEFQLLNNEGTITFHFSSQNLPTSIDFDFNHPFDPLYPPRVLVLDTNGKETILLPEENDLF; encoded by the coding sequence ATGGCTTTTACAAATACACAGAGACGTTCCGCCAGTTTTGGTGTTGTGACCAGTCTACCCGACGATGTTATCGACTCTTTATGGTTCATTATCGATCATTTTTTGAAAAATGTCTTTGAATTAGAAGAAGAACTCGAATTTCAGCTTCTCAACAACGAGGGGACCATTACCTTCCATTTCTCTAGTCAAAACCTTCCGACTAGCATCGATTTTGATTTCAATCATCCTTTCGATCCGCTTTACCCTCCTAGGGTCCTTGTTTTAGACACGAATGGTAAAGAAACTATCCTCCTTCCTGAAGAAAATGACCTATTTTAA
- the ccpA gene encoding catabolite control protein A: MNTDDTVTIYDVAREAGVSMATVSRVVNGNKNVKENTRKKVLEVIDRLDYRPNAVARGLASKKTTTVGVVIPNITNGYFSTLAKGIDDIAEMYKYNIVLANSDEDDEKEVSVVNTLFSKQVDGIIFMGYHLTEKIRSEFSRSRTPVVLAGTVDVEHQLPSVNIDYKQATIDAVSYLLKENEKIAFVSGPLVDDINGKVRLIGYKEALKKAGHSYSEGLVFESKYSYDDGYALAERLISSQATAAVVTGDELAAGVLNGLADHGVSVPEEFEIITTDDSQIARFTRPNLTTIAQPLYDLGAISMRMLTKIMHKEELEEREVLLPHGLTERRSTRKRK; encoded by the coding sequence ATGAACACAGATGATACAGTAACGATTTATGACGTCGCCCGTGAAGCAGGAGTTTCGATGGCAACAGTTAGCCGTGTCGTTAATGGCAACAAGAATGTTAAAGAGAACACTCGAAAAAAAGTCCTAGAAGTGATTGATCGCTTGGACTATCGTCCAAATGCGGTAGCACGTGGTTTGGCTAGCAAGAAAACAACGACAGTCGGAGTTGTGATTCCGAACATTACCAATGGTTATTTCTCAACGCTTGCTAAGGGGATTGACGACATTGCTGAAATGTACAAGTATAACATTGTCCTAGCAAATAGTGATGAGGATGATGAAAAGGAAGTTTCAGTGGTTAACACTCTCTTTTCAAAACAAGTCGATGGGATTATCTTTATGGGCTATCACTTGACTGAAAAGATTCGTTCAGAGTTTTCTCGTTCACGGACACCGGTTGTTCTTGCTGGTACTGTGGATGTAGAACACCAACTTCCAAGTGTAAATATCGACTACAAACAAGCAACGATTGATGCCGTGAGCTATCTTCTCAAAGAAAACGAAAAGATTGCTTTTGTGAGTGGACCACTCGTCGATGATATCAATGGCAAGGTTCGTTTAATTGGTTACAAGGAAGCCTTGAAAAAAGCTGGACATTCTTATAGTGAGGGATTGGTCTTTGAATCAAAATACAGCTATGACGATGGTTATGCCTTGGCAGAACGCTTGATTTCATCACAAGCTACAGCCGCAGTTGTAACAGGTGATGAATTGGCAGCAGGTGTGTTGAATGGTTTAGCTGACCATGGTGTATCTGTACCGGAAGAGTTTGAAATCATCACGACAGATGACTCTCAGATTGCACGATTCACTCGTCCAAACTTGACTACTATTGCCCAACCTCTTTATGACTTAGGTGCTATCAGCATGCGTATGTTGACTAAGATTATGCATAAGGAAGAGTTGGAAGAACGTGAAGTTCTCTTGCCTCATGGTTTGACAGAGCGCCGCTCTACACGAAAACGTAAATAG
- a CDS encoding asparaginase, which yields MPKKILVLHTGGTISMQADATGAVVTSQDNPMNHVSNPLEGIEVHALDFFNLPSPHIKPKHMLALYHKIKEEADNYDGVVITHGTDTLEETAYFLDTMKIPPIPIVLTGAMRSSNELGSDGVYNYLSALRVASDDKAADKGVLVVMNDEIHAAKYVTKTHTTNVSTFQTPTHGPLGLIMKQEILYFKTAEPRVRFDLEHIQGLVPIISAYAGMTDELIDMLDLEQLDGLVIQAFGAGNVPKETAQKLENLLQKGIPVALVSRCFNGIAEPVYAYQGGGVELQRAGVFFVKELNAQKARLKLLIALNAGLKGQALKDYMEG from the coding sequence ATGCCTAAGAAAATCCTTGTTTTACATACAGGTGGGACTATTTCCATGCAAGCAGACGCCACTGGTGCCGTTGTAACTAGCCAGGACAATCCCATGAACCATGTTTCCAATCCGCTTGAAGGGATTGAGGTTCATGCCCTAGACTTTTTTAATCTTCCAAGCCCTCATATCAAACCCAAGCATATGCTTGCACTCTATCATAAGATTAAAGAGGAAGCTGATAACTACGATGGAGTTGTCATCACACATGGTACAGATACCTTAGAAGAAACAGCTTACTTCCTTGATACCATGAAAATTCCGCCCATCCCCATCGTTCTAACAGGGGCCATGCGTAGTTCTAATGAACTTGGTAGCGACGGTGTTTATAACTATCTGAGCGCTTTGCGGGTTGCCAGTGATGATAAAGCAGCCGACAAGGGGGTGCTGGTCGTCATGAATGACGAGATCCATGCAGCCAAGTATGTAACCAAAACTCATACGACCAATGTCAGCACCTTTCAAACCCCAACACATGGACCACTTGGTCTCATCATGAAGCAAGAAATCCTCTACTTCAAAACGGCTGAACCTCGTGTCCGGTTTGATCTTGAGCATATTCAAGGTCTGGTTCCCATCATCTCAGCCTATGCAGGTATGACAGACGAGCTAATTGATATGTTAGACTTGGAACAGCTGGATGGCTTAGTCATTCAGGCCTTTGGAGCAGGCAATGTTCCCAAAGAAACAGCTCAAAAGTTGGAAAATCTCCTGCAAAAAGGAATCCCAGTCGCCTTGGTCTCACGATGTTTTAATGGTATTGCTGAACCTGTCTACGCCTACCAAGGTGGAGGGGTGGAGTTGCAACGAGCTGGTGTTTTCTTTGTCAAAGAACTCAACGCTCAAAAAGCGCGCCTCAAATTATTAATTGCCCTTAATGCTGGACTAAAAGGACAGGCTTTGAAAGACTATATGGAAGGATAA
- a CDS encoding Cof-type HAD-IIB family hydrolase, with product MEVKAVFFDIDGTLVNDRKSVLKSTKDAIKIVKEQGVLVGVATGRGPFFVKELMEDLDLDFAVTYNGQYIFNKEKVLFASPIAKSSLRQLIAYAKKEHKEIALGTEHAVVGSKIMSFGLGSFSQLVSRFIPTVLTRTVSRSFNRMVSKAVPQKEDDLLNLINQPIYQVLMLMTPEESEKAASDFDDLKLTRSNPFAADIINQGNSKLEGIRRVGKEYGFDLNQVMAFGDSDNDLEMLAGVGMSVAMGNGSSSVKEVAKHITASNQQDGIHKALEHFGVLASEKVFVSRDYHFNKVKTFHHMMDERTQEEPRAWDAEGATHRADFKIEELVEFVRAASSSEEEFQNSLASMHEALDKAAEKVAKKTPAKQNLVGQVDALIDTLYFTYGSFVLMGVDPERIFDIVHEANMGKVFPDGKAHFDPVTHKILKPDDWEEKYAPEPAIRQELQRQFKAYERHKERKNKK from the coding sequence ATGGAAGTCAAGGCTGTTTTTTTTGATATCGATGGAACGCTAGTCAACGATCGCAAGAGTGTTTTGAAATCCACTAAGGACGCGATTAAGATTGTCAAAGAGCAAGGAGTGCTTGTTGGAGTAGCGACAGGACGAGGGCCGTTTTTTGTCAAGGAATTGATGGAAGACTTGGACCTAGACTTTGCGGTGACATACAATGGCCAATACATTTTTAATAAAGAAAAGGTGCTCTTTGCAAGTCCGATTGCTAAGTCAAGCCTGCGTCAACTGATTGCTTACGCTAAAAAGGAGCATAAAGAAATCGCTCTTGGAACCGAGCATGCCGTTGTTGGTTCGAAAATTATGTCATTTGGTCTCGGCTCCTTTTCTCAACTGGTTAGTCGTTTTATCCCGACTGTTCTGACAAGAACCGTTAGCCGATCCTTTAATCGAATGGTCAGCAAGGCAGTTCCTCAAAAGGAAGACGACCTGCTTAACTTGATTAATCAACCCATTTACCAAGTTTTGATGCTGATGACGCCAGAGGAATCTGAGAAAGCTGCAAGTGATTTTGACGACTTGAAATTAACTCGAAGCAATCCTTTTGCAGCAGATATCATTAACCAAGGAAATTCCAAATTAGAAGGCATTCGCCGAGTCGGGAAAGAATATGGCTTTGATCTCAATCAAGTAATGGCCTTTGGTGATTCAGACAATGACCTGGAAATGTTGGCAGGCGTTGGTATGTCGGTCGCTATGGGAAATGGCAGTAGCAGTGTCAAAGAAGTTGCCAAGCATATTACGGCAAGTAATCAACAAGATGGTATCCACAAGGCGCTCGAGCACTTTGGTGTTTTGGCTTCAGAAAAAGTGTTTGTCAGTCGAGACTACCACTTTAATAAGGTCAAGACCTTCCACCACATGATGGATGAACGAACTCAAGAAGAGCCACGGGCATGGGATGCTGAAGGTGCAACCCACCGCGCAGATTTCAAAATTGAAGAATTAGTAGAGTTTGTTCGCGCAGCAAGTTCTTCGGAGGAAGAATTCCAAAACTCCCTTGCAAGCATGCATGAGGCACTTGATAAGGCGGCAGAGAAAGTGGCGAAAAAGACGCCTGCTAAGCAAAATCTGGTCGGTCAAGTGGATGCTTTGATTGATACATTGTATTTCACATACGGCAGCTTTGTATTGATGGGAGTAGATCCAGAACGCATTTTTGATATTGTCCATGAAGCAAATATGGGAAAGGTTTTCCCTGATGGGAAAGCTCATTTTGACCCAGTTACACACAAGATTTTAAAGCCAGATGACTGGGAAGAAAAATATGCTCCAGAACCTGCCATCCGACAGGAACTACAACGTCAGTTTAAAGCTTATGAGCGACATAAAGAAAGAAAAAATAAAAAATAA